Proteins co-encoded in one Papaver somniferum cultivar HN1 chromosome 5, ASM357369v1, whole genome shotgun sequence genomic window:
- the LOC113280832 gene encoding serpin-ZX-like, whose product MIGIAGGSNMEHETKSSIMEINSASGSSGKTLKQILEFLNYENLDDLNRVSARIIEELIQGEIGVNEEGPKLCFVSGIWATNRYALNPVFKETVMGTYKAEVESVDFEQSEVARSNVNKWVERNTNGLIKGILTEGSIDSKTVVLAANALYFKGS is encoded by the exons ATGATTG GAATCGCCGGGGGCTCTAATATGGAACATGAGACAAAATCAAGTATTATGGAGATTAATTCAG CATCTGGTTCAAGTGGTAAAACCTTGaaacagatactagagttcctcAATTATGAAAATCTTGACGATCTTAACCGTGTTAGTGCGCGTATAATCGAGGAACTAATTCAAGGTGAGATTGGTGTTAATGAAGAAGGTCCCAAACTATGTTTTGTCAGCGGCATTTGGGCCACAAACAGGTATGCCCTTAATCCTGTCTTTAAGGAGACAGTGATGGGAACATATAAAGCAGAAGTTGAGTCTGTTGATTTCGAACAG AGCGAAGTAGCTCGGTCGAACGTGAACAAATGGGTCGAAAGAAATACAAATGGCTTAATTAAGGGCATCCTTACCGAGGGATCTATCGACAGCAAGACAGTGGTTTTAGCCGCAAATGCACTCTATTTCAAAGGATCATAG
- the LOC113280833 gene encoding uncharacterized protein LOC113280833, with amino-acid sequence TGDEICKEKSLQLLGEISLPKGLFPLDDLTEVGYNRSSGFVWLRQKKQKTHYFKSIGKSVSYGTEVTTFVENYKMKKLTGVKSKEILIWVRLSEIFIDDPSSAKIFPCFCF; translated from the coding sequence ACTGGAGACGAAATCTGCAAGGAAAAATCTCTTCAATTGCTAGGTGAGATTTCATTACCAAAGGGTTTAtttccattagatgatttaacagAGGTTGGATACAATAGAAGCTCTGGGTTTGTTTGGCTAAGACAGAAGAAGCAGAAAACTCATTATTTTAAGAGTATTGGAAAATCTGTATCTTATGGTACTGAAGTAACAACGTTCGTTGAGAATTACAAGATGAAGAAATTGACTGGTGTTAAGAGTAAAGAGATTTTGATCTGGGTTAGACTTTCTGAGATTTTTATTGATGATCCTAGTAGTGCCAAGATCTTTCCCTGTTTCTGTTTTTGA